The Borreliella andersonii genome has a segment encoding these proteins:
- a CDS encoding ATP-dependent 6-phosphofructokinase — protein sequence MYRIKNENLDFKIDSLGECKQNNPLIDFYASEGSSHFVNEKNKIKFSVYRNEDKGDRYEDVLLEKAGPREKIYFVPRHVKAAITTCGGLCPGFNDVIRSIVRTLWKIYGVRNIYGVKFGYQGLLPETNSPFINLNPDVVDDINKFGGTILGSSRGSIKPVEIVDTLERMNINMIFNIGGDGTQKGSLLIAEEIEKRNLKIAVVGIPKTVDNDFMFVQKSFGFETAVEQAVAAVAGAHFEANSAYNGIGLVKVMGRDSGFIAAHTALSSNDVNFCLIPELDFDIEGPNGFLVHLERRLLEKESLEEIPHAVILIAEGAGQKYFNHFPKKKDDSGNLLYEDIGLYIKDKITEYFKAKNIQFTLKYIDPSYIIRSSPANASDSLYCARLGSNAVHAAMAGKTKMLISLWSTKFVHIPIKMAVIDRNKVNPNGSFWRDVLSSTGQPISMKN from the coding sequence GTGTATAGAATTAAAAATGAAAATTTAGATTTTAAAATAGATAGCCTGGGAGAATGCAAGCAAAACAATCCCTTGATTGATTTTTATGCTAGTGAAGGTTCTTCGCATTTTGTTAATGAAAAAAATAAAATAAAGTTTAGTGTATATAGGAATGAGGATAAGGGAGATAGATACGAGGATGTTCTTTTAGAAAAAGCTGGACCTAGAGAAAAAATTTATTTTGTTCCCAGACATGTTAAAGCTGCTATTACTACTTGTGGTGGGCTTTGTCCTGGCTTTAACGATGTTATTCGTTCTATTGTGCGAACTTTATGGAAAATTTATGGGGTTCGCAATATTTATGGAGTAAAATTTGGATATCAAGGGCTTCTTCCTGAGACAAATTCACCTTTTATTAATCTTAATCCAGATGTTGTTGATGATATTAATAAATTTGGAGGCACTATTCTTGGTTCTTCAAGGGGCAGTATTAAACCTGTGGAAATAGTTGATACTTTAGAGAGAATGAACATTAATATGATTTTTAACATTGGCGGAGATGGTACTCAAAAGGGGTCTCTTCTTATTGCTGAGGAGATAGAAAAAAGAAATTTGAAAATAGCAGTTGTGGGTATTCCTAAAACCGTAGACAATGATTTTATGTTTGTTCAAAAATCTTTTGGCTTTGAAACCGCTGTAGAACAAGCTGTTGCAGCTGTTGCTGGTGCTCATTTTGAAGCTAATAGTGCTTATAATGGAATTGGACTTGTTAAAGTTATGGGACGAGATTCTGGTTTTATTGCCGCTCACACAGCGCTTTCTTCTAATGATGTTAATTTTTGTTTAATCCCAGAGCTTGATTTTGATATAGAAGGTCCTAATGGATTTCTTGTTCATCTTGAAAGGCGGCTTTTAGAGAAAGAAAGTTTAGAAGAAATTCCTCATGCAGTAATTCTGATAGCAGAAGGAGCAGGTCAGAAATATTTTAATCATTTCCCTAAAAAGAAAGACGATTCTGGCAATTTGCTTTATGAGGATATTGGGCTTTATATTAAAGATAAAATTACAGAATATTTTAAAGCAAAAAATATACAATTTACTCTTAAATACATTGATCCTAGCTATATTATAAGAAGTTCACCTGCTAATGCTAGTGATTCGCTTTATTGTGCTAGGCTTGGGTCGAATGCTGTGCATGCTGCAATGGCTGGTAAGACAAAAATGTTGATTAGCTTGTGGAGTACAAAATTTGTGCATATACCGATTAAGATGGCAGTAATTGACAGAAATAAGGTTAATCCAAATGGTTCTTTTTGGAGAGATGTTCTTTCAAGTACAGGACAACCAATTAGTATGAAGAATTAA
- a CDS encoding MinD/ParA family protein, translating to MTKIIPVASGKGGVGKTSFVANVGYKLSSLGKTVILVDLDLGGSNLHTCLGVKNKGVGIGSFINKKNKSFSDLVCKTSYDKLYLIPGDALYTGTANLPFSIKKKIIESIQKDLIADFIFLDLGSGTSYNTIDFYLASYSGVIVTIPETPSILNAYSFLKNALYRLLYLGFPQKSPERDYIGNFFKDKIEGTSLGFKDLVVGIELISLSSSLKVKRMMNNFYPRVVLNRIETSEEIAMCENLINVVKNNINIPIEFIGFVPFAKSFREAINNRVPFIDFEKSSKLNRYFEFIAGNLIKSPIEGSPYIYDDIYDMIKDQSRFIRK from the coding sequence ATGACTAAAATTATTCCTGTAGCAAGTGGCAAAGGTGGTGTTGGAAAAACATCTTTTGTTGCAAATGTTGGTTATAAGCTTTCTAGTTTAGGTAAAACTGTAATACTTGTTGACCTTGATCTTGGTGGCTCTAACCTACATACGTGTTTGGGAGTTAAAAATAAGGGCGTGGGTATTGGTTCTTTTATTAACAAAAAGAATAAAAGTTTTTCAGATTTAGTATGCAAAACATCTTATGATAAGCTTTATCTTATTCCGGGTGATGCTCTTTATACAGGAACAGCTAATCTTCCTTTCTCTATTAAGAAAAAGATTATAGAATCTATTCAAAAAGATCTTATTGCTGATTTTATTTTTTTAGATTTGGGATCTGGAACTTCTTATAATACAATAGATTTTTATTTGGCATCTTATAGTGGTGTAATTGTTACAATACCAGAAACCCCTTCTATACTTAATGCTTATTCTTTTTTAAAGAATGCTCTTTATCGTCTTTTATATTTAGGATTTCCACAAAAAAGCCCTGAGCGGGATTATATTGGTAATTTTTTTAAAGATAAAATTGAAGGAACAAGCCTTGGATTTAAAGATTTGGTTGTTGGGATTGAACTTATTTCTTTGAGTTCTTCTTTGAAAGTTAAAAGGATGATGAATAATTTTTATCCCAGAGTGGTGTTAAATAGAATAGAAACTAGTGAAGAGATTGCTATGTGTGAAAATTTGATTAATGTTGTTAAGAATAATATTAATATACCAATAGAGTTTATAGGCTTTGTGCCTTTTGCAAAAAGCTTCAGAGAGGCTATTAATAATAGAGTGCCATTTATTGATTTTGAGAAAAGTTCAAAGTTGAATAGATATTTTGAATTCATAGCCGGTAATTTAATTAAATCTCCTATTGAAGGGTCTCCTTATATTTACGATGATATATACGATATGATTAAAGATCAAAGTCGATTTATTAGAAAATAA
- a CDS encoding CoA-disulfide reductase, with the protein MKIIIIGGTSAGTSAAAKATRLNKQLDITIYEKANIVSFGTCGLPYFVGGFFDNPNTMISRTQEEFEKAGISVKTNHEVINVAAKNNTIVIKNLKTGTIFNNTYDQLMIATGAKPIIPPINNINLKNFYTLRTLEDGQKIKNLMDKEEIKNIVIIGGGYIGIEMVEAAKNKRKNIRLIQLDKHILTDSFDEEIVTIMEEELIKKGVALHTNEFAKSLIGEKKVEGVVTNKNTYQADAVILATGIKPATEFLENQLKTTENGAIIVNEYGETSIKNIFSAGDCATIYNIVSKKNEYIPLATTASKLGRIVGENLAGNRIAFKGTLGSASIKILSLEAARTGLTEKDAKKLQIKYKTIFIKDKNHTNYYPGQEDLYIKLIYEANTKIILGAQAIGKNGAVIRIHALSIAIYSKLTTKELGMMDFSYSPPFSRTWDILNIIGNAAK; encoded by the coding sequence ATGAAAATAATAATTATTGGGGGCACATCAGCAGGAACTAGTGCCGCAGCTAAAGCGACCCGCTTAAACAAACAACTAGACATTACTATCTATGAAAAGGCAAATATTGTATCTTTTGGGACTTGTGGCCTGCCTTACTTTGTGGGAGGATTTTTTGACAATCCTAATACAATGATCTCAAGAACACAAGAAGAATTCGAAAAAGCTGGAATCTCTGTTAAAACTAACCACGAAGTTATTAACGTAGCTGCAAAAAATAATACAATTGTAATAAAAAATCTAAAAACAGGAACTATTTTTAACAATACTTACGATCAACTTATGATAGCAACTGGCGCAAAACCTATTATCCCGCCAATCAACAATATCAATCTAAAAAATTTTTATACTCTGAGAACTTTAGAGGACGGTCAAAAAATAAAAAACCTTATGGATAAAGAAGAGATTAAAAATATAGTGATAATTGGTGGTGGATACATTGGAATTGAAATGGTAGAAGCAGCAAAAAATAAAAGAAAGAATATAAGATTGATTCAACTAGACAAGCACATCCTTACAGATTCCTTTGACGAAGAAATAGTTACAATAATGGAAGAAGAACTAATAAAAAAGGGGGTTGCTCTTCACACAAACGAGTTTGCAAAAAGTTTAATAGGAGAAAAAAAAGTAGAAGGGGTAGTAACAAATAAAAATACTTATCAGGCCGACGCTGTTATACTTGCTACTGGAATAAAACCTGCTACTGAATTTTTAGAAAACCAACTTAAAACTACTGAAAACGGAGCAATAATTGTAAATGAGTATGGCGAAACCAGCATAAAAAATATTTTTTCTGCAGGTGATTGTGCAACTATTTATAATATAGTGAGTAAAAAAAATGAATACATTCCCCTGGCAACAACAGCCAGCAAACTTGGAAGAATAGTTGGTGAAAATTTAGCTGGGAATCGTATAGCATTTAAAGGCACATTGGGCTCAGCTTCAATTAAAATACTATCTTTAGAAGCTGCAAGAACAGGGCTTACAGAAAAAGATGCAAAAAAGCTCCAAATAAAATATAAAACGATTTTTATAAAAGATAAAAATCATACAAATTATTATCCAGGCCAAGAAGATCTTTATATTAAATTGATTTATGAGGCAAATACGAAAATAATTCTTGGAGCACAAGCAATAGGAAAAAATGGAGCCGTAATAAGAATCCATGCTTTATCAATTGCAATCTATTCAAAGCTTACAACAAAAGAGCTAGGGATGATGGATTTCTCATATTCCCCACCATTCTCAAGAACTTGGGATATATTAAATATTATTGGAAATGCCGCCAAATAG
- a CDS encoding glucose-6-phosphate isomerase, producing MLNYKNLNELENFKVLEGIAPEMLKTALTGKRIKEYDITIEGDSVHYNYASKQINETHLKIFQNLSDEANLIEKYKEVLDGEKVNISENRKVLHHLTRGQIGKDVIEDNKENMRKFFQSELEKIYNFANQIHSGNIKSANGKKFKNVVQIGIGGSSLGPKALYSSIKNYAKKHKIALMNGYFISNIDPDESEEVLSSINVDETLFIIVSKSGNTLETKANMQFLISKLKLNGIKEYKKQTVIITLKDSMLALEEKGYLEYFFMHDSIGGRFSPTSAVGLTILTLCFTEKIVKEIIKGANKADKKSLNKNIKDNAPLLAALISIYERNVLNYSSNCIIAYSKAMENFYLHLQQLEMESNGKSVNRFNERINYKTVRIIWGGIGTDVQHSFFQMLHQGTDIVPMDFIGFNETQLKEDVISDNSSSNDKLKANLIAQIIAFSKGKENNNKNKNFQGERPSALIYSKELTPYAIGAILSHYENKVMFEGFLLNINSFDQEGVQLGKILATQILKNDTPEDEVIEYYSKKILL from the coding sequence ATGTTAAATTACAAAAATCTTAATGAACTTGAAAATTTCAAAGTACTTGAAGGAATTGCTCCAGAAATGCTCAAAACGGCATTAACTGGAAAAAGAATAAAAGAATACGACATCACAATAGAAGGAGATAGTGTACATTATAACTATGCTTCAAAGCAAATTAATGAAACCCACCTTAAAATTTTTCAAAATTTAAGCGATGAAGCAAATTTAATAGAAAAATATAAAGAAGTGCTTGATGGGGAAAAGGTCAATATTAGTGAAAATAGAAAAGTCCTGCATCACCTTACAAGAGGACAAATTGGTAAAGACGTAATAGAAGACAATAAAGAAAATATGAGAAAGTTTTTCCAATCAGAACTTGAAAAAATATATAATTTTGCAAATCAAATTCATTCTGGGAATATTAAAAGTGCAAATGGTAAAAAGTTTAAAAATGTAGTTCAAATAGGAATTGGTGGATCTAGCCTGGGACCAAAAGCTCTTTATAGCTCAATAAAAAATTATGCAAAAAAACATAAAATAGCCCTAATGAATGGCTATTTTATTTCAAACATTGATCCAGACGAATCGGAAGAGGTATTAAGCAGCATTAATGTTGATGAAACGCTTTTTATTATTGTCTCAAAAAGTGGAAATACATTAGAAACCAAAGCTAATATGCAATTTTTAATAAGCAAATTAAAATTAAATGGCATAAAAGAATATAAAAAACAAACGGTAATTATAACATTAAAGGATAGTATGTTAGCACTAGAAGAAAAAGGATATCTTGAATATTTTTTCATGCATGACTCAATAGGCGGAAGATTTTCTCCAACATCAGCAGTTGGACTTACAATACTTACTCTTTGCTTCACAGAAAAAATTGTAAAAGAAATTATTAAAGGAGCCAATAAGGCTGACAAAAAATCATTAAACAAAAACATTAAAGACAATGCACCTCTTTTAGCGGCACTAATTAGTATATATGAAAGAAATGTTCTCAACTACAGTAGCAATTGCATCATCGCCTATTCTAAAGCAATGGAAAATTTTTATCTTCATTTACAACAACTTGAAATGGAAAGTAATGGAAAAAGTGTAAACAGGTTTAACGAAAGAATAAACTACAAAACTGTAAGAATAATTTGGGGAGGTATTGGAACAGATGTTCAACACTCATTCTTTCAAATGCTTCACCAAGGAACAGATATAGTTCCAATGGATTTCATAGGTTTTAATGAAACACAGCTTAAAGAAGATGTAATATCTGATAACAGCTCAAGCAATGATAAATTAAAAGCAAATTTAATAGCACAAATAATAGCATTTTCAAAAGGCAAAGAAAATAACAACAAAAATAAAAATTTTCAAGGTGAAAGGCCTTCTGCACTAATATATTCAAAAGAATTAACGCCTTATGCAATAGGAGCAATACTCTCCCATTACGAAAATAAAGTAATGTTTGAAGGATTTTTATTAAATATAAACTCATTCGACCAAGAAGGAGTTCAGCTAGGAAAAATTCTTGCAACCCAAATTTTAAAAAATGATACCCCTGAAGATGAAGTAATAGAATATTATTCTAAAAAAATTTTGTTATAA
- a CDS encoding TrkA family potassium uptake protein, which translates to MKTFVIIGLSNLGIHLLEDLSKLDCQIIIIDTSKELIEEYDVISTESFVVEQFTKNALKRIIPVDTDAVVIDFDDDLGKSALVTHYCNLLGLKEICVKTENRDDAEILKTLGATKIIFPSKDAARRLTPLLVSPNLSTYNIIGYDIIVAETVIPKEYVGKTLFEADLRRECGITVIAVRNLSNSRYEFVDGDYFFLKDDKIVICGKPDSIENFTNNKDLIKDLISSSKEDENLNKTAEKKSRFVKIFNFMKIFQKDRKDN; encoded by the coding sequence ATGAAAACATTTGTGATTATTGGACTTAGTAATTTAGGAATTCACCTACTTGAAGATTTAAGCAAGCTTGATTGTCAAATTATTATTATAGATACATCTAAAGAGCTTATTGAAGAATATGATGTGATATCTACAGAAAGCTTTGTTGTTGAGCAATTCACTAAAAATGCTTTGAAAAGAATAATTCCAGTAGATACAGACGCTGTTGTTATTGATTTTGATGATGATCTTGGCAAAAGTGCTCTTGTTACTCACTATTGCAATCTTTTGGGTTTGAAAGAAATATGCGTTAAGACAGAAAATAGGGATGATGCTGAAATATTAAAAACTCTTGGCGCAACAAAAATTATATTTCCAAGTAAAGATGCTGCAAGAAGATTAACTCCGTTATTAGTTTCTCCGAATCTTTCAACTTACAATATTATTGGGTATGATATTATTGTCGCTGAAACTGTTATTCCCAAAGAATATGTTGGCAAAACTCTTTTTGAAGCCGATCTTAGAAGAGAATGTGGGATTACAGTTATTGCTGTTAGAAATTTAAGTAATTCTAGGTATGAATTTGTTGATGGCGATTATTTTTTTTTAAAAGATGATAAAATTGTAATTTGCGGTAAACCAGATAGTATTGAGAATTTTACAAACAATAAAGATTTAATTAAAGATTTAATTTCAAGCTCTAAAGAGGATGAAAATTTAAATAAAACTGCTGAGAAGAAATCGAGATTTGTAAAGATTTTTAATTTTATGAAAATTTTTCAAAAAGATCGTAAGGATAATTAG
- a CDS encoding TrkH family potassium uptake protein, with amino-acid sequence MLKFEFSDRFLLFSYFVLIMFIGSLLLMLPISWEGDGKLAYIDALFTAVSAVSITGLITVKMEGFSTFGFILIMLLIQLGGLGFISITTFYLLIPKKKMNLTDARIIKQYSLSNIEYNPIRILKSILFVTFSIEMIGLILILIFFKFRGANISFLEALFTTISAFCNAGFSMHSESIYAWRDVPEAIVVVSILIICGGLGFMVYRDVKNTIKNKKKLSLHAKIVFSLSFLLIVIGAILFFFTEMHKLKAGYSMSTLIFNSIFYSISTRTAGFNYLDNSLISGRTQIISLPFMFIGGAPGSTAGGIKITTFFLIVLAVVKNQNGNGYIIGSYKVSIDSIRFALLFFARAIFILSFSFFMLLFFEGGSGNWKVIDLTYEVFSAFGTVGLSVGVTQDLSFWGKVIIIFTMFAGRIGLFSMAVFVSRKSRFEEFTRPRQDILVG; translated from the coding sequence ATGTTGAAATTTGAATTTAGCGACAGGTTTTTGCTTTTTAGTTATTTTGTTTTAATTATGTTTATAGGCTCTCTTTTGTTGATGCTGCCTATTTCTTGGGAAGGTGATGGCAAATTAGCATACATTGATGCTCTTTTTACCGCTGTTTCTGCTGTAAGTATTACAGGCCTTATAACGGTTAAAATGGAAGGTTTTTCTACTTTTGGATTTATTTTGATAATGTTGCTAATCCAACTTGGGGGTCTTGGATTTATAAGTATTACTACTTTTTATTTGCTTATACCTAAAAAAAAAATGAATTTAACAGATGCAAGAATAATAAAGCAATATTCTCTTTCAAATATAGAATATAATCCTATTAGAATTTTAAAAAGCATATTGTTTGTAACTTTTTCAATTGAAATGATAGGTTTAATATTAATACTTATTTTTTTTAAGTTTAGGGGAGCTAATATTTCATTTTTAGAGGCTTTATTTACGACAATTTCTGCTTTTTGCAATGCAGGTTTTTCCATGCATTCTGAGAGTATTTATGCATGGCGAGATGTTCCTGAAGCTATAGTTGTGGTTTCTATTTTAATAATTTGTGGTGGGCTAGGGTTTATGGTCTATAGAGATGTAAAGAATACTATTAAGAACAAAAAAAAATTATCGCTTCATGCTAAAATAGTTTTTTCTTTAAGTTTTTTGTTAATTGTAATTGGTGCAATTTTATTTTTTTTTACAGAAATGCATAAATTAAAAGCTGGTTATTCAATGAGTACTTTAATATTTAATTCAATTTTTTATTCGATTAGTACCAGAACAGCTGGCTTTAATTATCTTGATAATTCTTTAATAAGTGGAAGAACTCAAATAATTTCTCTGCCATTCATGTTTATTGGTGGTGCACCCGGATCAACTGCAGGGGGGATTAAAATTACAACATTTTTTTTAATTGTATTAGCTGTTGTTAAAAATCAAAACGGCAATGGATATATTATTGGGTCTTACAAGGTTTCAATAGATAGTATAAGATTTGCACTTTTATTTTTTGCAAGAGCTATTTTTATTTTAAGTTTTTCCTTTTTTATGCTTCTTTTTTTCGAGGGGGGATCTGGCAATTGGAAAGTTATTGATTTGACTTATGAAGTATTTTCTGCTTTTGGAACGGTTGGTCTTTCAGTTGGAGTAACTCAGGATTTGTCATTTTGGGGGAAAGTTATTATAATTTTTACTATGTTTGCGGGGCGAATAGGGCTTTTTTCAATGGCTGTTTTTGTTTCAAGGAAGTCACGTTTTGAAGAATTTACAAGACCAAGGCAAGATATTTTGGTTGGTTGA
- a CDS encoding ParB N-terminal domain-containing protein has protein sequence MLIDIDQIKIKKRIRKNLGDIETLKNSIIKHGLIYPIIIDKNKNLIAGLRRYQALKEIGHKEIEVRVISTENKKTLLEIELDENNVRKSFTRSEANEGEAYLKIYSESNIIIRFLKFIILKIKNMCKRKNRKI, from the coding sequence ATGTTAATAGATATCGATCAAATAAAAATAAAAAAAAGAATTAGAAAAAATTTAGGAGACATTGAAACTCTTAAAAACAGTATTATAAAACATGGATTAATTTATCCGATAATAATAGATAAAAATAAAAACTTAATAGCGGGACTTAGAAGATATCAGGCTTTAAAAGAAATAGGCCATAAAGAAATTGAAGTAAGGGTAATATCAACTGAAAACAAAAAAACTTTACTTGAAATTGAACTTGATGAAAACAATGTTAGAAAATCATTTACAAGAAGCGAGGCAAACGAAGGAGAAGCTTACTTAAAAATTTATTCTGAAAGCAATATAATAATAAGATTTCTTAAATTTATTATCTTAAAAATTAAAAACATGTGTAAAAGGAAAAATAGAAAAATTTAA
- a CDS encoding L-cystine transporter — MDKVSKLYTLTNIIIMLILISIIYLCKRKGVSFTKRVFISLAIGIVFGMTIQYFYGTNSEITDETINWISILGDGYVRLLKMIIIPLIITSIISAIIKLTNSKDVGKMSLLVILTLVFTAGIAAIIGIFTALALGLTAEGLQAGTSEILQSEKLQKGLEILKQTPITKKITELIPQNIFEDFAGLRKNSTIGVVIFSAIIGIAALKTSIKKPESIEFFKKIILTLQDIILGIVTLILKLTPYAILALMTKITATSEIKSIIKLGEFVIASYVAIGLTFLMHMTLIAINKLNPITFIKKIFPALSFAFISRSSAATIPINIEIQTKNLGVSEGIANLSSSFGTSIGQNGCAALHPAMLAIMIAPTQGINPTDISFILTLIGVIIITSFGAAGAGGGATTASLMVLSAINFPVGLVGLVISVEPLIDMGRTAVNVGGSMLAGVISAKQLKQFNHNIYNQKEPEIK, encoded by the coding sequence ATGGATAAAGTAAGTAAATTGTATACATTAACCAATATTATAATTATGCTTATTCTAATAAGCATAATTTATCTTTGCAAAAGAAAAGGTGTTTCTTTTACGAAAAGAGTGTTTATATCGCTAGCAATTGGAATAGTATTTGGAATGACTATTCAATATTTTTATGGCACAAATTCAGAAATAACAGACGAAACTATAAATTGGATAAGTATTTTGGGCGATGGATACGTAAGGCTCCTTAAAATGATTATAATCCCCTTAATAATAACATCAATAATCTCTGCAATAATAAAATTAACCAACAGTAAAGATGTTGGAAAAATGAGCCTACTTGTAATATTAACACTAGTATTTACAGCAGGCATTGCTGCTATAATTGGAATTTTCACTGCTTTAGCATTAGGATTAACAGCCGAAGGACTACAAGCAGGAACTAGCGAAATTTTACAAAGTGAAAAATTACAAAAAGGCCTTGAAATATTAAAGCAAACACCAATCACAAAAAAAATCACAGAACTTATTCCACAAAATATATTTGAAGATTTTGCAGGACTTAGAAAAAACTCAACAATCGGAGTTGTGATATTTTCAGCTATCATAGGAATAGCCGCCCTTAAAACATCTATCAAAAAGCCAGAATCAATAGAATTTTTTAAAAAAATAATATTAACACTTCAAGATATAATATTAGGTATAGTAACTTTAATTTTAAAACTAACACCTTATGCTATATTAGCTTTAATGACAAAAATTACAGCAACCAGCGAAATCAAAAGCATAATAAAGCTTGGAGAGTTTGTAATTGCTTCCTACGTTGCCATAGGTCTTACATTTCTTATGCATATGACATTAATTGCAATAAATAAATTAAACCCAATCACTTTTATAAAAAAAATATTCCCAGCACTATCATTTGCATTTATATCTAGGTCCAGTGCTGCAACCATACCTATTAATATAGAAATTCAAACTAAAAACCTAGGAGTAAGCGAGGGAATAGCGAATTTATCAAGCTCCTTTGGAACATCAATTGGGCAAAATGGTTGTGCAGCGCTGCATCCTGCTATGCTTGCAATAATGATAGCACCAACTCAAGGAATAAACCCTACAGATATTTCATTTATACTCACACTTATTGGAGTAATAATAATAACTTCATTTGGGGCTGCTGGAGCTGGCGGAGGCGCAACAACGGCTTCACTAATGGTGCTCTCGGCAATAAACTTTCCAGTGGGATTAGTCGGACTTGTCATATCTGTTGAACCTTTAATTGACATGGGAAGAACAGCTGTTAATGTGGGTGGTTCAATGCTTGCAGGTGTCATATCTGCTAAACAGCTCAAACAATTCAACCACAATATATACAACCAAAAAGAGCCTGAAATCAAATAA